One region of Clostridiales bacterium genomic DNA includes:
- the rpmA gene encoding 50S ribosomal protein L27 — translation MAHKKGMGSTKNGRDSESKRLGPKRADGQFVLAGNILVRQRGTKIHPGINVGKGKDDTLFALVDGVVKFERKDKDRKQVSVYEEIAQ, via the coding sequence ATGGCACATAAAAAAGGCATGGGTTCCACCAAGAACGGCCGCGACAGTGAGTCGAAGCGCCTTGGCCCCAAGAGAGCCGACGGTCAGTTTGTTCTGGCCGGCAACATCCTCGTCAGACAGCGCGGAACGAAGATCCACCCCGGCATCAACGTCGGCAAGGGTAAGGACGACACGCTCTTCGCCCTCGTGGACGGCGTCGTGAAGTTCGAGCGCAAGGACAAGGATCGCAAGCAGGTCTCTGTTTACGAGGAGATCGCACAGTAA
- a CDS encoding CDP-alcohol phosphatidyltransferase family protein, translating to MKRLVNAITCTRFVFALILVLAAPGSAWFWAAYGLGAVSDVLDGLLARRFGVQSDGGARLDSAADIAFLLALTAALLRARQLACWLLYAAGAVLLIRSVTYAAGFYKFRTFVSLYTTLNRAAGVVLVGYPVLAVLLGQGTAAWLAAAAAGLSALEELVLVLRAWTPAPDVRGLLWIEKPRR from the coding sequence ATGAAGCGCCTGGTCAATGCCATTACCTGCACGCGCTTTGTATTTGCGCTCATTCTGGTGCTTGCGGCGCCGGGTTCGGCGTGGTTCTGGGCGGCGTATGGTCTCGGCGCGGTCAGTGACGTGCTGGACGGTCTGCTCGCGCGGCGCTTTGGGGTGCAGAGCGACGGCGGGGCAAGACTCGACAGCGCGGCGGACATTGCGTTCCTGCTCGCACTCACGGCGGCGCTGCTGCGCGCGCGGCAGTTGGCGTGCTGGCTGCTGTACGCGGCGGGCGCAGTGCTGCTCATCCGTAGTGTGACCTATGCCGCCGGGTTTTATAAATTCCGCACGTTTGTGTCCCTGTATACAACATTAAATAGAGCAGCAGGCGTCGTGCTGGTCGGCTATCCGGTGCTTGCGGTGCTGCTGGGGCAGGGAACGGCCGCGTGGCTTGCGGCGGCCGCCGCCGGGCTTTCCGCACTGGAAGAGCTGGTGCTGGTGCTGCGCGCCTGGACGCCGGCCCCCGATGTGCGCGGCCTGCTATGGATAGAAAAACCACGGCGCTGA
- the rplU gene encoding 50S ribosomal protein L21, with protein sequence MKHAIIVTGGKQYRVAEGDVIFVEKLDVEAGETVKFDRVLAVIDEDKAVFGTPVVENAVVSGNVVKNGKSKKIRVYKMKPKKGYRRTQGHRQPYTKVEITKIEA encoded by the coding sequence TTGAAGCACGCTATCATCGTTACCGGCGGTAAGCAGTACCGCGTGGCTGAGGGCGACGTCATCTTCGTCGAGAAGCTGGATGTCGAGGCCGGCGAGACTGTGAAGTTTGACCGCGTTCTGGCTGTCATCGACGAGGACAAGGCTGTTTTCGGCACCCCCGTGGTGGAAAACGCCGTCGTTTCCGGCAATGTCGTCAAAAACGGCAAGAGCAAGAAGATCCGCGTCTACAAGATGAAGCCGAAAAAAGGCTATCGCAGAACACAGGGCCACAGACAGCCCTACACCAAGGTCGAGATCACGAAGATCGAGGCCTGA